The DNA segment AAGAATTAcagaaataacaaataaaatgtcCCTTCATAATATCAAAAACAAGATTGAAGATAAACACCAAAAGGAAGGGCAAATAGTCCTAGAAATTCTCCTTGTTGCATTACCTGTAGCCTTGCTCTTCTCTCTTCTTGCTTTTGAGCAAGTGCAACATAAAGTGGTTTGCTAACAACCAATTTATGATTCATCTCAGCAAGCTGTAGATGGATAGCAACATTCATTAGATTATAATCTCGTACTAAAATGACAGCCCaaacgaaagaaaaaaaaataacgaAATCAAGCTTACGGCTCGTGATGCTTCTTCAGGTGTAGAAAATGCAACAAACCCAGAGCCTTTACTAACTCCACTAGGGTCACGCATGACCTATAAAATTTTGAGAGAAAGGGGCATAAAATAAATACCAGTAGAAACAAGTTTACAATAGTTGGCATCAACAATCAAACAATCTAGAAGTATTTGACCAACCTTGCACGAAATAATTTTGCCATACTCCGAAAACAGTTCCTTCAGCTTTTCATCATCAATACTATCATCCAagtttttaacatataaattcaTACCCTTAAGTTTATCAGCAGCTTCCTTCACAGTTTGCTCAAAACGAGATTTTAGCTCATGCTCTCTTTCTGACTTTTTCTGGGCTTTTCCAACATACCACTCTTTCTCTTCAAATTTCTTTCCATTAAGAGCTTCAACAGCTTTAGCAGCATCATCAGCATTTTCAAAGTTGACAAATCCAAAACACTTCGACTGGCCATCTGCATCCCTCATAACTACAGCACTAGTAATTTCACCATACTCACCAAAAATTGTTTTCAAGTCTTCATCTGTTGTAGACTCGGAAAGATTTTTCACATAAACATTATTGAATTTGGTCTTACTCGATGTGGTCTCTCTTTCCTGCTTACGAAGGAAATGTCCAACATAGACCTGCTTGTCATTAATCAACATgccattcaatttatcaattgcATTTTGAGCAGATTCTTCACTGTCAAATTGCACAAAACCATAGCCTTTAGACTGGCCAAAACCATCAGTAGATATCTTGCAAGACAGAATATTTCCAAATGCAGAAAACGTATCATGTAATGCTTTGTGGTCAATAGACTTGTCCAGATTCTGCAGTCAAAAAATAACAGTTAAAGGCGTAGGTATACACAAATAGCCAATCATATAACTTACAAATGAAGCAATTATGCATGCTAGTGAATGCCTTCGTTCCATCGAAAGATGAGTTACAAATATATTTCAACCAAACAACATCCAACCAAATGGAAGAGAATTTCTTAAGAGCGAAACAGGCGTCAAAATGGAAGAATGGAGGGAAAAACAAACACATGGTTAAGGGCAAAGAGATTTTAAATACCTTGATAAAAATGTTTGCAGTACCACTCTTACGAAGACTAGGGTCCCTTTGAGAATACATGATACGAATAGGCTTATTATTCAGTGGAGTGAAATTAAGTAGATCCAAAGCCCTAGCCGCTGcacaaataaataacaaaaaaagggcAACACTGATTAACTCAAAACAAATCAAAAGAGAGAACCGATGCTCCCAAGTTATGATTATCTAAAATATGAGCATCAAAGGAACAAATAGTGAAGAGATCATTTATCttctttataattaatttatatcacAGAAGCTCAAACAATTCTTTGGATAATAATGCAAAGCTATATTAGCAAAACTGTCAAAACTTAAATTCTTTTATCGATGGACTATGTAAATTAAATTGAGGACTCGTATAGCACATGTATATCTTTCTTCGATGTATAGTACTTCTATACAGAAAATTGCTTGAGTAGCAAGTAATCCTCATTTTTGGATGAATGATACTAATACTTATCCCCAAAAAAGGTCAATACTTCTTGACTACAGTTGCACTTTCTAAAAACATTACCAATTTACTATCAATGGGAATTTGCAAATCACATGGATACTATAATGCCCAAAAtttgcaattaaattatttttgtaatgtAATTAGCTAGGATGGATTTCCAGTTAAAAGTAAATTCTGTTCTGAACATTGAATAAAAGCAAATTCATCAATATGCACACTTTCTTCTACATTGTAGCATTCAACCAaacatatattcataaaatttccCAACAATTAATCTATACTCACATTCCAAAAGAATTCAGCCAAAAATTTAGAACAGCCTTTTAAACTGTTCATTAATAAAGATCAATTTTTACATCCAAGTAAACGACTAACCATCACGAGGATTGGTATAGTTGACGTAACCGTATCCGAGTGAACGGCCCGTAGCCAAGTCGCGGCAAATCCTTACGGAAGCAACACGAGCAACTTGGCCAAACAATTGAAACAGTTGCTCATCAGTAACGGTAACATCAAGATCCCCAACATATAGTGACGTCGGTATGAACTGCACCCCTCCGGTTTGCGGAGCGACGGCGTTTGGTACGGAAATCGCCGGTTGACGCTGAACCTCAATCTGCGCCATTGATAACAACTCCAATGgatcctttctattttttttcttttttgttcccTTCTCCTCTTTGATGTTCAATCAAAAACTAACagagaaacaaaaacaaaagaactatttaaaaattttcactatttGGGGATAAAAGAAGAGAGGGAAGGGTAAATTGGGATAGAATCGTCGGAGAACCGGAAATAGATAAAACGGCGGCGGCGACGACGGCGGtaggaaaaataaagtttttgatttttttttttgaattaaaaattagGAGGGCATAAACTGCACCGCACCGGCGATGGAGTAACTGTGTGGTATTTATATGTAGAATAGTTTCGAAGAAACCCTATTTCGTTTAGGAAGATAGATCTCTGCCGTCAGATCTTTTGATGGAAATTAAATTGTAGCCGTACGATGATCGTGGTCAAAATCAGGTTGCCGTTAGATctttgtgttatttattttttttaatttttttaattttcaaatttaaaattttaagagtaatggttattataatttaatttttaaatctaaaaataaaaatggaaatttaaaatggaaatTCTTTTTTTACATAATTGCTCTCCACaatttttaaccttttttgtCCCCTTATTGTTGTCTTATATATCTGTATTAGATCTTGTTTTTGACTCAAAATGGTAGGTTTTGTCTTTATTTATGGAAACAAATTAATTACAGATTTTATTTCTCTATTTACAAagtttatgaaattaattttttttatgaaaacccaaataaaaaaaattagaacccGTGTTGATATGATAGTCAGAGTGTTCACCGTTTCAAGTGTGAATTGAGTTTGAGCCGCACTAATCGCATTGCTGTTAGGGTGTTACTCAattggattattttttattttttaaaataattttaattttaattttaattttaattttaataaattagagTGATTaactttataattaaaattttaaaaataaaaggttaatgCTAATCAAAGCCCGGTAAAGAGAGTTGTGATAACCAAATTTCACtaaaaaaatgtttgaaaaagTTCATATTGGATCCTTATAAATTTGGGCTCTCTATTCTTGCAAATGAAATAAACCCAATAATTtgttccttaatttttttttcttttcttttttttcttcttatattTTTCCTAAAATTCTCTGTAATTATATTAAGGTGGGATTAAATTTAGAATcgacaaaatattcaaaatagaaAGAAGTCTCTCCCAAAATTTGTTTCccctattttttatattcaaaattaagattttattttaaagatattaaatttcTTATTACTCAATTCGgtctattataaaattttatatagaaAGATAAACAATGTATTATTGAAGGAACAgattaatcgaattaatcgatCGAATCGATCTAATTCTGTTAATCGATCGGTTAACTGATCTAATTCGTTTTGAGGTcagttaaaatttttt comes from the Gossypium hirsutum isolate 1008001.06 chromosome A06, Gossypium_hirsutum_v2.1, whole genome shotgun sequence genome and includes:
- the LOC107941535 gene encoding polyadenylate-binding protein 2; translation: MAQIEVQRQPAISVPNAVAPQTGGVQFIPTSLYVGDLDVTVTDEQLFQLFGQVARVASVRICRDLATGRSLGYGYVNYTNPRDAARALDLLNFTPLNNKPIRIMYSQRDPSLRKSGTANIFIKNLDKSIDHKALHDTFSAFGNILSCKISTDGFGQSKGYGFVQFDSEESAQNAIDKLNGMLINDKQVYVGHFLRKQERETTSSKTKFNNVYVKNLSESTTDEDLKTIFGEYGEITSAVVMRDADGQSKCFGFVNFENADDAAKAVEALNGKKFEEKEWYVGKAQKKSEREHELKSRFEQTVKEAADKLKGMNLYVKNLDDSIDDEKLKELFSEYGKIISCKVMRDPSGVSKGSGFVAFSTPEEASRALAEMNHKLVVSKPLYVALAQKQEERRARLQAQFSQMRPLAIPSVAPHMPMYPAGAPGLGQQFLYGQAPPAIIPQAGFGYQQQLVPGMRPGGPPVPNFFVPMVQQGQRPGGRLGAGPFQQAQQPMMPRGRANRYPPGRNVPGPLQDAGTGQPMPLQPLATALANATPEQQRTMLGESLYPLVEHLECDAAAKVTGMLLEMDQTEVLHVIESPEALKAKVAEALEVLKSVAAKPQVNNPADQLASLSLNDNHAS